In one Siniperca chuatsi isolate FFG_IHB_CAS linkage group LG14, ASM2008510v1, whole genome shotgun sequence genomic region, the following are encoded:
- the LOC122888394 gene encoding RING finger protein 145-like — translation MAVKDRVEAVLNVGLRVPSIMLLDVLYRWDVSSFFQKIQRSSLSNNPLFQYKYLALYLHYVGYILSLVLLTLPRQHLVKLYLYVLTALLLFAGHQVSRDYVRSELESGHEGPVYLEPLSMNRFTTALIGQLVVCTLCSCVMQTKRIWLFSAHLLPLVARLCLVPLETIVFINKFSMIFTGLEVIYFLASNLLVPYNLAKTAYRELAQVVEVYGLLALGMSLWNQLVLPVLFMCFWLLLFALQIYSYFSTRDQPTSRERLLFLFLTSIAECCSTPYSLLGLVFTVSFIALGVLTLCKFYLQGYRAFMNDNTMHRGMTEGITLLILAVQTGLIELQVIHRAFLLSIILFIVVASILQSMLEIADPIVLALGASRDKSLWKHFRAVSLCLFLLIFPAYMAYMICQFFHMDFWLLIIISSSILTSLQVLGTLLIYVLFMVEEFRKAPVENMDEVIYCVNGTYRLLEFVVAVCVVCYGVSETVFGEWSVMGSTIILVHSYYNVWLRAQLGWQSFLLRRDAVNKIKSLPTASNTQLEQYNDICAICYQDMNSAVITPCSHFFHAGCLKKWLYVQETCPLCHSQLKSQSPTTTVSNQDTPAANQNPAGQEEATANKNQRNGALPDDGKEEGTGEQEGDNGPSMSAGETSSSGEPSAPQHLVKTPSSSSSPSSSSPSPLVMGSKNQSPTDHPSSSSSSSSDTLDMPPSPASLSHSSTPSSSHHSSSQPLGQAEMTPAEPEPAPKLNPGFLLDSQESSTGPSSQPDQPTSSSDEQSPPPCSL, via the exons ATGGCAGTGAAGGACCGTGTAGAGGCGGTGCTCAATGTGGGTCTGCGTGTTCCCAGCATCATGCTGCTGGATGTCCTGTACCGCTGGGATGTCAGCTCCTTCTTCCAGAAGATCCAGCGCTCCAGCCTCTCCAACAACCCCCTGTTCCAGTACAAATACCTGGCACTCTACCTGCACTACGTAG GTTACATCCTGAGCTTGGTCCTCCTGACTCTGCCTCGTCAGCACCTGGTTAAACTCTACCTGTATGTCCTTACGGCCCTGTTGCTGTTTGCTGGTCACCAAGTGtcaag GGATTATGTCCGCAGTGAACTGGAGTCTGGCCATGAAGGACCTGTCTACCTAGAACCTCTCTCCATGAACAGATTCACCACTGCACTCATAG GTCAGCTGGTGGTGTGTACGCTATGTTCCTGTGTGATGCAGACCAAAAGGATTTGGCTTTTCTCtgctcacctcctccctctggtGGCCAGACTGTGTCTGGTCCCACTGGAGACCATCGTCTTCATCAATAAGTTCTCCATGATCTTCACAGGCCTGGAGGTCATTTACTTCCTGGCTTCTAACTTGTTGGTACCATACAACCTGGCCaagactgcctacagggagcTGGCTCAG GTGGTGGAAGTGTACGGGCTGCTAGCTTTGGGTATGTCCCTATGGAACCAGCTGGTCCTTCCGGTTCTCTTCATGTGTTTCTGGCTACTGCTGTTTGCTTTGCAGATCTACTCCTACTTCAGCACCAGAGACCAGCCTACCTCAAGGGAGAggctccttttcctctttcttacCAG TATTGCAGAATGTTGTAGTACACCGTACTCCCTGCTGGGTCTGGTTTTCACAGTCTCCTTCATTGCTCTGGGAGTTCTCACACTCTGCAAGTTCTACCTGCAAGGTTACAGAGCCTTTATGAATGACAACACCATGCACAG ggGGATGACAGAAGGCATCACCCTGCTGATCCTTGCTGTCCAGACTGGCCTCATCGAGCTTCAGGTCATCCACAGagccttcctcctctccattaTCCTCTTCATTGTTGTTGCTTCCATCCTGCAGTCCATGCTGGAGATAGCTGACCCCATAGTCCTGGCCCTGGGAGCATCCAGAGACAA gAGTTTGTGGAAGCACTTCAGAGcggtgtctctgtgtctgttccTGCTGATCTTTCCAGCCTACATGGCCTATATGATCTGTCAGTTCTTCCACATGGACTTCTGGCTTCTCATCAttatctcctcctccatcctcaccTCACTACAG GTCCTTGGCACTCTGCTGATCTACGTTCTCTTCATGGTGGAGGAGTTTCGTAAGGCTCCAGTAGAGAACATGGATGAAGTTATCTACTGTGTCAACGGAACCTACAGATTGCTGGAGTTTGTG GTTGCCGTGTGTGTGGTGTGCTACGGTGTGTCAGAGACAGTATTCGGGGAGTGGAGTGTGATGGGCAGCACCATCATCCTGGTCCATTCGTACTATAATGTCTGGCTCAGAGCCCAGCTGGGCTGGCAGAGCTTCCTGCTCAGGAGAGATGCTGTAAACAAGATCAAAAGCCTCCCCACGGCTAGCAACACACAGCTGGAACAGTACAACGACATCTGTGCTATCTGCTACCAG GACATGAACAGTGCTGTGATCACTCCATGCAGTCATTTCTTCCACGCTGGCTGTCTGAAGAAATGGCTTTATGTCCAGGAGACGTGCCCCCTCTGTCACTCTCAACTCAAGAGCCAATCACCAACCACCACTGTCTCGAACCAAGATACGCCTGCGGCCAATCAGAACCCTGCAGGGCAGGAAGAAGCCACAGCTAATAAGAACCAGAGAAATGGTGCACTTCCAGATGATGGTAAGGAGGAGGGAacaggagagcaggagggagaTAATGGACCTTCCATGTCAGCTGGAGAAACCTCCTCCTCCGGTGAGCCTTCGGCTCCACAGCACCTGGTCAAGActccatcatcatcttcctctccttcttcttcttctccttccccACTTGTGATGGGATCTAAGAACCAGTCACCCACAGATCATCCCTCgtcgtcttcctcctcttcctctgacacATTGGACATGCCCCCCTCTCCTGcatctctctcccactcttccACCCCTTCCAGCTCTCACCACTCATCTTCACAGCCACTGGGCCAGGCAGAGATGACCCCTGCTGAACCTGAGCCCGCCCCTAAGCTAAACCCAGGTTTCCTACTAGACAGCCAGGAGTCATCCACTGGTCCATCATCACAGCCTGACCAGCCCACTTCCTCCTCTGACGAACAGTCTCCTCCTCCATGCAGCCTCTGA